The Anabrus simplex isolate iqAnaSimp1 chromosome 1, ASM4041472v1, whole genome shotgun sequence genome window below encodes:
- the Phf5a gene encoding PHD finger-like domain-containing protein 5A, whose protein sequence is MAKHHPDLIFCRKQPGVAIGRLCEKCDGKCVICDSYVRPCTLVRICDECNYGSYQGRCVICGGPGVSDAYYCKECTIQEKDRDGCPKIVNLGSSKTDLFYERKKYGFKRR, encoded by the coding sequence ATGGCTAAACATCATCCTGATTTAATATTTTGTAGGAAGCAGCCGGGTGTTGCCATCGGTCGGTTGTGTGAAAAGTGCGATGGGAAGTGTGTTATTTGTGATTCATATGTAAGGCCTTGTACTTTGGTTCGTATTTGTGATGAGTGCAACTATGGGTCTTACCAGGGACGTTGTGTTATTTGTGGTGGTCCAGGTGTGTCCGACGCCTACTACTGCAAAGAGTGTACTATTCAGGAGAAGGATCGAGATGGATGTCCCAAGATTGTTAACCTTGGAAGCTCAAAGACAGATCTATTTTATGAACGAAAGAAATACGGTTTCAAGAGAAGATGA